The Methanobrevibacter thaueri genome includes a window with the following:
- the ehaA gene encoding energy-converting NiFe hydrogenase A subunit EhaA yields the protein MFNLMDSTLLFASYGSYLGHSNISIGAFDIVLAYIVAIVCAIAVALVLKLPLLPSKPYRYSFDVSALYPTPIIAIGILSLFLVLDYTFMYNGLVLAVVVGVLSALFVKYLFDFVFPKPLDENTGEDIDE from the coding sequence ATGTTTAATTTGATGGATAGTACCCTATTATTTGCTTCTTACGGCAGCTATTTGGGACATAGCAATATAAGTATAGGCGCATTTGACATTGTGTTAGCTTATATTGTGGCTATTGTTTGCGCCATTGCGGTCGCTTTAGTTTTAAAACTCCCATTATTGCCTAGCAAACCATATAGGTATTCTTTTGATGTAAGTGCACTATATCCTACTCCAATAATAGCTATTGGTATTCTGTCTTTATTTTTAGTTTTGGATTATACATTCATGTATAACGGTTTGGTTTTAGCTGTTGTTGTCGGTGTTTTATCTGCATTATTTGTGAAATATTTATTTGATTTTGTATTTCCAAAGCCTCTTGATGAAAATACAGGAGAGGATATTGATGAATGA
- a CDS encoding NAD-dependent epimerase/dehydratase family protein — MNNKNLLITGGAGFIGSHTVNELINKNNIVIVDNFSTGNIDNIDNPDHENLKVINEDIRKVNFDEVTENIDYIFHFAAMANVQLSIEKPLECYEINLDATVRLLNAAIKNDVKKVIFASSSSVYGDNKNLPLKESETLMPASPYAASKAGCELYLKTFHEDYGLDYVALRYFNIFGPKQDKNSQYAAVIPNFISAILEGETPLIYGDGEQSRDFVYIGDVVNANIRACESDFNGVINVASGEKLTINQLYEIIRNSLGSDVEAKYCPGRLGDIRHSLANVSNMEKIGLTINSDKFEENLMETVDWFKSIL; from the coding sequence ATGAACAATAAAAACCTTTTGATAACTGGTGGAGCAGGATTTATAGGTTCTCACACTGTTAATGAACTAATAAACAAAAACAATATTGTAATAGTTGATAATTTCTCCACAGGAAATATTGACAATATTGACAATCCCGACCATGAAAACCTGAAAGTAATAAATGAGGATATCCGAAAGGTCAACTTCGATGAGGTCACCGAAAATATTGATTACATATTTCATTTTGCCGCAATGGCAAATGTGCAGTTAAGCATTGAAAAGCCTCTGGAATGCTATGAGATAAATCTTGACGCAACCGTCAGGCTTTTGAACGCAGCAATTAAGAACGATGTTAAAAAGGTCATCTTTGCATCTTCCTCTTCAGTATACGGAGACAATAAAAACCTGCCTCTGAAGGAAAGCGAAACTTTGATGCCCGCTTCCCCCTATGCAGCATCAAAGGCAGGCTGCGAACTTTACCTGAAGACATTCCATGAAGACTACGGGCTTGACTATGTCGCATTGAGATACTTTAACATATTCGGACCTAAGCAGGACAAGAATTCCCAATATGCCGCAGTTATACCAAACTTCATCTCAGCAATTCTTGAAGGGGAAACACCACTCATTTACGGAGATGGGGAACAGAGCAGGGATTTTGTCTACATTGGCGATGTTGTAAATGCAAACATCAGGGCCTGCGAATCAGATTTTAATGGAGTCATCAATGTCGCTTCAGGCGAGAAGCTGACAATAAACCAGCTATATGAGATTATCAGAAATTCCCTCGGAAGCGATGTTGAAGCGAAATACTGTCCTGGACGTTTAGGGGACATCAGGCATTCCCTGGCGAACGTTAGCAATATGGAAAAAATAGGATTGACAATCAATTCAGACAAGTTTGAAGAGAACTTAATGGAAACCGTTGATTGGTTTAAAAGCATTCTTTAA
- a CDS encoding DUF2109 domain-containing protein: MYVEIIGVIVIFVALRALITRNRAERLLYLNVIGFGVSAIIALVINTPFALIVAAAFFICSTISANAIAYTLKRLDEEILLE; this comes from the coding sequence ATGTATGTTGAAATTATTGGAGTCATAGTCATATTTGTAGCATTAAGAGCTTTAATAACTCGAAACAGAGCTGAAAGATTATTATATTTAAATGTTATTGGTTTTGGAGTTTCTGCTATTATTGCTTTAGTAATTAATACTCCATTTGCTCTTATAGTTGCAGCAGCATTCTTTATTTGTTCAACAATTAGTGCAAATGCTATTGCCTATACATTAAAAAGACTAGATGAGGAAATACTTTTGGAGTGA
- a CDS encoding DUF2108 domain-containing protein, whose amino-acid sequence MEFFVSIIAIALMIIGAFGIIFMKKPLDKVIMFSILDAGFVLVIVLFKYLDVAMFAALAGPLSTLVFILSIVKIKEIRLKKIASGDAE is encoded by the coding sequence GTGGAGTTTTTCGTATCAATTATTGCAATAGCTTTAATGATTATTGGAGCATTCGGAATAATATTCATGAAAAAACCTTTGGATAAGGTTATCATGTTTTCAATACTCGATGCAGGATTTGTTTTAGTTATTGTATTATTCAAATATTTGGATGTTGCAATGTTTGCGGCTCTTGCGGGTCCTCTGTCAACATTAGTATTTATTTTATCTATTGTCAAGATTAAGGAAATCAGATTAAAGAAAATCGCAAGTGGTGATGCGGAATGA
- a CDS encoding EhaF family protein produces MRIGVLWNKLAEPKNIPRLFAFSLGIILIIGLIVPMALNPDQLYPRPAPQEQVDAGLAIAPYDRGGEVLVEPGEINPQYPDNAASLGMITAYMSPLAQWISSISPYFGTSIYSSPGGLIDEILYYTRGFDTILESSILMMSFIIASWLSINYTMNRKNDEKEIKKDFKKAITESTQVANEVKANDAKARSKQLRRDN; encoded by the coding sequence ATGAGGATTGGAGTTTTATGGAATAAGCTAGCAGAGCCTAAAAACATTCCACGCTTATTTGCATTTAGCCTTGGAATCATATTGATAATTGGTTTAATTGTGCCGATGGCATTAAATCCTGACCAGTTATATCCTAGACCTGCACCGCAGGAGCAAGTTGATGCAGGACTTGCAATCGCACCTTATGACAGGGGCGGAGAAGTCCTGGTCGAACCTGGGGAAATAAACCCTCAATATCCTGACAATGCAGCTAGTTTAGGAATGATTACTGCATACATGTCACCATTGGCCCAATGGATATCATCAATTTCGCCGTACTTCGGTACATCCATTTATTCATCTCCTGGTGGATTAATTGATGAAATACTGTATTATACAAGGGGATTCGATACAATACTTGAATCCAGTATTTTGATGATGTCATTCATTATTGCTTCATGGTTATCCATTAATTATACAATGAATAGAAAAAATGATGAAAAAGAAATTAAAAAGGACTTCAAAAAGGCCATTACAGAATCTACACAGGTAGCTAATGAAGTCAAAGCAAATGATGCAAAAGCAAGATCAAAACAATTGAGGAGGGATAACTGA
- a CDS encoding DUF2107 family protein, translated as MIDVALFFYFGIFLAIVGSLATAWGPGVNDPIVRTFNTEIASIGVCLVLLCYNHVLALLTLLATTVIISLILFRAIIRLEEMGADV; from the coding sequence ATGATTGATGTTGCATTGTTTTTCTACTTTGGAATCTTCTTGGCCATTGTTGGAAGTTTGGCTACCGCCTGGGGTCCTGGAGTCAATGACCCTATTGTAAGGACATTCAATACAGAGATTGCTTCAATCGGAGTCTGTCTTGTGTTATTGTGCTACAATCATGTTTTGGCATTGTTGACATTGCTTGCAACAACCGTTATTATTAGCTTAATCTTATTCAGAGCAATTATTCGTTTAGAAGAAATGGGGGCTGATGTATGA